ctgtttttagttcaaaaatcattttgtaaaatctaaaaatatatttaaaaaagctaaaataaaacattgttttagatctataaaaaactgaatattcagggattttaatccagttcttttaatccatttattaaaaaaaaatctaaatattatatctaaaatggtccggcccacataaaatcgagttgacgttaatgcggcccgcgaaccaacccgagtctgacacccttgatgtacagCATTTACACGTTTTCAAAAACCTGATTTTATATTTGGTTGGCGGCTGTATGCAAATATATTTTAGTTTTCAGTATTGACAGCCATACTGTATGCTTCCATACTTTGGGTagtgaataaaaactgaattctgATAACCTTTTGGAGATTTGCACTCTTTCCATTATGCATTATGGACATTAAGGTTCCTGTTCCTCACCACATTTGAAATGTTGCACTGGCACTGACACAGTTAGCCTTACTTCTCCCCGCTCCCCAGTTGATTGATTAAGGCCTTTATAAATCAAAAGTGTGCTTTAACAAGCAGCACACACACAGTCATCCTGTTCCATAACAGCGTGCAGGCTTCAAAGAATGAATGTTGCAGAATTTAACGAGGTAGTGAAGCCGTGGTGGATGTGAGTGTGCGACAAGggtcatctctctgtctctttcgcTTGCTTTTATGACGCTAGAACGCATATATAATGAAAAACTCAAGACATTTCTCTTCAGCTATGTCCTTTTTTCAATAACATTCCAAAACTCAGTCACTCGATATTGCTGCTTTAgccaaaaatagtcatttatttataatgTTAGTAGTAATATTAATAACCCGAAGCTTATAACGGCAAAAACAAcgagttaaaaaaatagtgttttcactttttatagCTCATTTTGTAGTTTGAATTGGGAAGGATCTTAAAATTATTAATTTCCCCAACTGTTTATCATCActagggtcgcgtggggtgctggagcctatcccagtcaacaatgggcactaggcgggggacaacaccctgaattggtggccagccaatggcagggcagtATCTAGAAATTAGTCAAATTTGATGAAAACGCGAAACATCGTCATCTTGAAAATATGTTCTATTGTTAAAAAGAACAGCTTTTATTCCATTGTATATGTTCTTTGTTTTAGGTTAAATAAAATGGATAATGTAAAATATCTACATATGATATGAAATCAAACGTAGGCTCTCGAATTGAATTGCATCATGGCAGATTTTGTAATATAGGGATATATCGTATTGCTGTTCAAGGAATTTATATTGTATTTCTATTGTCATAATATTTGAGCTTTATACCACTGTTTTTACAGGCCATATGTGATACTGGGGATCGGCATTGCCGTACTGGTTCTGGTGTTTGTCATCTACCTGCTTATGACTCGCCGCAACCCACCCAAAGATGCTTTGTTCTTTGGTAATTTTTTCACTTGATTATTACACTCACATTATTTCTTGCTGAACTAGCAGATGTGTCGGACTGTAAAAGTTAATTAAACTGGCGGCCAAGCTCCAATTCCTGTTGAAAAAAAACGTTCTCAACTTTGTGTGAAAGCAACAAATTGCATTCTGTGTGATTTCACCTGATACACCGAAAGCAGCTTACGCTCGTCTGGCTTCAGCAGCTTAGCGTGACTGTTCTGTGACACCAGTGAACCAAACTGGATTTCACGACCCACACACATAATAACAAACATTAGCAAGTGCAACAATACTGACTAAAATAATGAGTGCAattaaatccattcattcattttcaattgatTGCCATTTTCAGCTGATTTATAGTAATTATGTACTTGATAGGACACCAAAttaccattcacactcatgttTACACTTATAAAcagtttagaccaggggtgtcagactcgggttggttcgtgatattagatataatatttagattttttttataaatggattaaaagaactggattaaaatccttgaatactcagtttttatagatctaaaaaaatgcttttattttagtttttttaaatatatttttagattttacaaaatgatttttgaactaaaaacacagaaaaaaatgattaaaaatttacaattattgatataaaagggggaaaatcaggaaatttaatatacatctatactcttcattttaatttgatcctaaaacaaaaagtcggcactcatgatttactttcccgggccacacaaaattatgcggcgggccagatttggcccccgggccgccactttgacacatgtggtttagaccGAGGCAAACTTTTGATCTAAAGGgcaatgtttagattttttttttaatggatggaTTAGGTTGCATGCATCAAGATTTTATAATGTGGAGAAGGAAGCCTAATAAAGGCGACTAATATTAAAACCTAAAAACCATAAATTGGGGATTCACCTTGAGGACTCATGGATTTTTAGTAATGAAAACACTGACAAAACAGCGGGCGGGAAAGGTGAGACAAGTTCTCTTTGGCGATAGGGATCCATAATCCCCGTATCATAGCTGTCTGATTTCCAGAGATAAACTGGTTTGCCATGAGGATTACAGGGGTGCTTGTACACCAGGGTGATGATATGTGTGTTTTTGGCCTTACCAGTGTAACTTGCGTGCGGCCCCAGATCATGTTTTCTATCAGTATTGTTTTGCCTGGAGCCGAGGTCATAATGCAAGAAGTTAGAATAACAATCAGTCTAATAGATGAGAACCAGATACCCTTTTATTTAAACAGACTGATCCTTAAATATTGGGATATCAACAACATTCTGTTTTCCCTTGAAAATTCATTGAGATATTTCTTAATGCGTCCGAGTTCTGAAATATCAGCCTTTTTTTATTAGCCTTCCCGTGTAATGTTTGGATGATCTGCCCGTGCTTAcgtgggttttatctgggtactccACTTCTCTTCCACATCCACAAAACTACATTCCGTACTATATAAATTCTGTAATATCTACatacgtattttcacgactataaggcgcaccgcattataaggcgcaccttcaatgaatgacatttttatttttttcccatatataaagcacactggattataaggcgccctgtctattttagagaaaatttaagacttttaagtgcgccttatagtcgtgaaactaCGGTATTTacttaatcatttaattttttgatcGCTGGCCTTTTAATGaattgtagtagaagtagtattGTCATAATATTGAAAAACATGCCAAGTTAAACCACCTTAAAGggcaagtgaccgttttttagTCATCCAAATCTCAGCCTCAAAAACCTGCCATCCCAACTGGCTGTGAAAGCTCATctttccgtgccattgacggcattagacgtccaattcattcggACCAGCACCTGTCAATGCCAGCTAGTGCGTTTATTGAGTAGCCTATGAAGGGTTAAACGTGTTTACATTCAGAGAGCAGTAAGCAAAGCTTCCTCTTCAGTCTCATATTGAgcacgattaaaaaaaaggtcattaAATAATCTTTTATGAACAGACTCTTTTCTGGAGTAAGGGCCAACCATCGGTTTTTATCCCATGGCGTAGAATAGGCGTAATGCCTCTACGAATAAAAGCAATTTCCTAATCTGTCACAACATGACAAATGGTTTGCACTTTCTCCACTTTACAATGCTTTAAACAAAAAGTGTGCACCATTACTCGTGAATGAGCGAGGGACAAATCAGAAATGACTGGAAattgataaatataaatacgTGCCATTCTCAGAAAGTTACAGTACAGACACCTATTTTTGTACGTAGTAGcttgtctatttttcttttgctaCAATTGACGTTGCCTATCTATAGATAAGATAACggacaaacaaaataaacattggcatggatgactcattcatttatttttttgccaaactaaaaaaaggagagaaaaataTAGTCTAGGCGAGGAGTAGTTATTTCTAACCTTTTTCAATAGAAAGACAAGTCAACACAAAGCGTTACCAATGTGTGAATAGGAATAAAACCAAAAAGATGAAGGAGGTGTGCAAGAGAAATTGCCAGAAGAATAACAACGCATCCTTGGAGAAACTAAAAGCATAAATACAAACAACTCGGAGACACTTTATCATATTTCTACTTTTCATATGATTTGTGTCCTTTTGTAGTTTTTGCAGAATTTTCCTTCACATGTGTTATCGATCTGACTAGTGCCTTGGAATACGATGGCGTCATCTCTGGATTTATGGAATTTTATCGTAAGACAGTAGGTggcataataaaaaaataataacaaaaaaacccaattaCAAATCAGTGTACGTataatgaaaacatttgagAATGTATGCGTGCTTCTGTGTTTTCCAGGGCGAGCCTTACCTTGGAACAGCCTACGCCATTATGATGTGTTACTGGGATGGAATAGCTCATTTTATCATGTACCTTATCATGATCAGCAGAATAATGGACAGGTGGGAGTGCGTCATTCCTGAAATATCTGTGAAAAAACAATTGGAGTTTTGCACAGTACATTACATTTTACTTCAGCAAAAGTGTTCACCATTTTCTACCTTGAGATATGACTTGTTTACACTTAGAGCACGcacttatgtattttttatttatttattttttatattctgcTGCGAGTGGCCTCACCTATCTGCGTGCGCTCTCTCAGTAAAGGGTATCGCACGCTGGGTCTGTTCTGGGCCGGCTCCCTGTGCGCCAACATGAGTGTGTTCATCACCGGAATTGTGGCAGGTAACCATCATGCAATGCACGCTCCCTAAATGACACATCATGGTCAGGCTGGACATCCACCAATCTTGTGCCGTCAACATTTTTGTTATCTCCTTGAAGGGAAATACGGCGCCGAGATCCGTCCGGCCTTCTGGCTCAACTTCCTTTTCCTGTTGGTGCCCGCATGGGGAGCCGTCACGTTGTTTGGTCGACCCAAGGACAGGCCCCTGACTGGGGGATATAATGTGAGTGAGGTGAAGTGACAGTTGCTGAGAAACCTGTAGCGATGTGGTTCTGTTGTCTAACGACCTGCAGGCTCAGCACGCTCAGAGTATGAAGCTCATCTGGCGCCCCTTGGATCTCATACTGGTGCTTCTTCTGATGGCCGCTATGGCCTTCACGGTCCTACGAGGCCTGGTAAGGGGTGGCAAATTTACTAACATTAAATAAAGTACAGATGTGCGTTAAAAAATGACTGCAGTGTAGAAAAAGTTCCTCAAATTAAAACAGAAAAGGTCATCAAAAATAGACTAAAGTGGAAATACTTGTTCTCAAATGTAGGGGatacatgttaaaaaaagtgattaaaataaataccaaggcagtacagaaaaaaaatctactgagGTTTAGTCACGAAACTTTCATAATTCTGGAATATATTTTATTCCACTTATGGAGTTCAGAATTGTGGATAAATGGGGTCCTACCTACTAGCTTAGTATTTCCCCCCTCTTTTTAGTGCTTCACCTTTAACACCATGACTTTCATAATTCTGGAATATATTTTATTCCACTTATGCAGTTCAGATTTGAGGATAAATAGGATAAATTGGGTCCTACCTACTATCTTAGTATTTCCCCCCCTCTTTTTAGTGCTTCACCTTTAACACCATGCCCACTAAATTAAAATTGTGTAATCTTTCCAAAAAatatgaagtattttttttaaacagtggtTTGTATTGTTTTCCCCTTCCACTCTAGGTGGCTCTAAATTCCCCACTTGGCGCATGTTCCTTCTACATGAAACACTATGAACCCTACCTGCAGGACCCGGTGGGCTATCCAAGGATAATGGTGGGTCCTATTCATCTACCTGACATGATTTTCTTCCAAGCGAACATATACTTCCACAATCCAAAACCATTTATGTAAGGAACACCATCCTCTGTTTACCACATAACAACAACACAATGTAGCTATAAAAGTGCTCTTGTATATAACGTACTTCTTCATACTCTTATCTCTTTTCTGCCCCATTGATTAAAGAAACCATTTAATCATTAAGGATAAAATCTGTGCATTTGTCCATGTACTGTGTCTGTGCTTTGTTTCACATAGATAAGCGATATACTTGTGTGACCCTCTCTCTTTTTATGCCCCCCCAGTGATCCAGCACGCAaatgccgtgtgtgtgtgtagtatgtGTCAAAAGGTTATACAAATAGGTTGTCCACACACAATGGCAAATCATTGATCAGATGCTTGCTTGGCATGCATGGCTAAGCACCTGATAAGTCAAGACCTCATCCAAAACATATGCTTAATTTTTTGCAATAGTATCTCAATTTAAAGGCTGACTTCCAAGTTTTTGAAGTGATTTGTCCTGAGTGTGAGAGATTAAAGAGACTGGGAACAAATTTCACAGATGTTCgctttaaaatgaaatttaaaacaagGTGTTTGAATATGTTTTATCAAACTGCATAACTTTGCATTTAATTATGCTAGTCTAAAGCTAACAGATAATAAATCACACGGAGAGGCTAAAAAATAGCATTAATAGTGGCAGTTATATAAATTTGAACAGCTTATATGAGCGCCAAAACAGTAGTACCATACAGACATGAATACAACCTTAAttgtgggcaaaaaaaaaaagtataaacccccaaaaaagtattttttgaagAGAATAGTATTGGCAAACGTGAGAAAGTGGCTTTGGGCAAGTAAAACCTTTGCAATTTTACCAACCATTGTGAGTTTTGGATAAAATTCTCACGATTTTAGCAAAGCAGtcagtcaaaaaaaataaacagcagaGTTAAACAACTCATTGGATTGCATGTAAACAATAAAACATCTTTTACGTTTTCAATTACCACAAagatcaatttttttgtgtcaatTTTTTCCGAACTTAATCAGGACAGGtcccattttattttaacatttcccctttttttaaacccgtttttttcttcctttgctATTGCTATTTTAGATGTTGCACTTCTTCTTTTACGGACTACCACTGCTAGCAGCCTTTGTCTACGGTCTCCTCAGGCCAGGTTGCACGTGGATGCCTGACTTGGCTCTTTTCTTTTCGGGCGCAATGATCCAGGTAGGACCACACACATGCACCCACCGTAAAGCCTCATCCCCCTGATGAGGTGAACTGAACCGTACCTTGTGCCGGTTTTCGCCACAGTGCCAATGGGCTCACGTCGGGGGATCCCTCCACCCTCACACCAAGGCCCCATTTCGCATCCCAAGTGATGTTTTATGGCCCGTGCTGGCAGTCAATTTGCTCTATGCCATCACTCCCCTCCTGGTGGTTTTTCGGGTGCGTGGCAACCCACATTTCTTTCTTAAGGTCTCCCCCTTTCCCGGGCAAACGGGCTTGCCAAACAGCGAGGAGAAGGATACCAAGTATAAACAAAAATAGTTGGAAACTGGAACAACTTGACATGAATGCTAAATAAATACTTATCTgtcaatatttttaatgacTTGACTTTTCCCTACACTTTCAGCAGTTATGTTTGCTAATGATATAATATGATAAATAGCCTAATTATCTTTAAATTGAattatgtgttatttttttgtgctcGAACATTATTTACTGCATAATAGGAAGTCTAAGAAATTTCCTTGAATGATTTGAGCGACCATCTTTCCACATGAAGATCTTTAAACTTTGTCCCTTTAAGGACATGACTAACATGATGCCGACATACTACAGAAATGTATCGATAAACATCATGCTACAGAAACCACAAAGCCTAACGGAAGGTGCATTAgtatcaaaattaaaaaaggactgCAACTCCAATCGAGTAATTAGATTTCATCAAAATGATCAATAACCAACACCAGCCAAAGTCTGGGTATAAACATTCCATTtcccctttttgtgtttttttctcatccagtgagtgtgtgtgcatgtgtgtttgtgtatgtaatTAGATGCGTGTGGGCAAATTTCAACCTGTCCTCTCGATCCCTCTCCTCACCACGCTCTTTGTGTGGGTAGCTTACTTAATGATGTCATCATCGCCTTTTGAAAAATGCGTCAAACGCGCAATAATGGATCTCTAGATGTCTTTCTTtgtgcacaaaaacaaacacggcTAATTGACTGGCAAGCTGAGAGTAAAAGCTGTGATTGTTTGACGTTGTTAGCACTGCAGATTATAAGTAGAGATTGGCTTGAAAAGGGGACGATTAGGAACAGAACCTGAAATCAGATCGACAGTGCTTTTGAGCAGGAGGATGCTGTACTTCAAGTTCCATACCtaacagtttaattttttttttaaaggattgactaaagctttttaaaagataaacatCTTAGACTTTCACATTAATACAGAGTGACACCGTAAAGGGAATTTATGaacaatccaatatatatatatatatatatatatatatatatatatatatatatatatatatatatatacacacacgtataaatatatatatatatatatatatacgtataaatatatatatacatacacatacgtatacacattttaatacatacatacatatatatatatacatatatacatacatatatacatatatatacatatatatatacatacatatatacatatatatacacatgtatacacatatatacgtatgtatatatatacatatatatatgtatatatatgtatatagatatatacatatatatacatacatatatacgtatatatacacacacatatatgtatatatatatatatatatatatatatatatatatatatatatatatatatatatatatatatatatatatatatatatatatatacatgcagatggaaatgattaaaaaggaCCTCACTGAAAGGGATATTCAACAACGTAATTTAGTCTACCAGTGGTTTACGGTTCACTATTGGTTATTTGCATCAGGCCTCTCAACATGATTAACTTATCATTCACACTAGATGAAATTATCAGGGGAAGTAATTGCAGGACCCCCGGGCTCAGAATTGGCACAAACTTCATCCGCACATGAATTCTTCCATTGCCAATGACAATTataaacatcaaatccatttcaattgtaaaGGCTGGCATTGAGGGTTCACGTTTCACTGCCATTATGGCTATCGAATGATCGCTGTCGgccatcccagtcaaaatggatgggacgtctatcGACAGTAGCCAATGATTTAATCCATTATAGGGAGAGCCATTGCGCTAAGTGGACGTCTGTGCTTCTAGGTCACAAATAAACCACCGGACCCCCTAAATGATGCAGCATGCCTGTTTATTGACTGCTTGTTATTCGTTAACTGGGCTCTCCAAGGAGTTTGTCTTCGTGTTCAGCTGCTAATGTGCATGTAAACACTTCAGACCTCCAGGAGTGCAACCCTAGCGCCGTACGTTACAACGGCCTGTTAGCTAGCGAATCTTGTTGTTATGATTATTTTGACCCAGAGTCAAGTGATACATCAATTTGCATTAGGGGATTATATCCCTTGCCATCCGTCACAAAGTAAACACCAATGTCTAAGCGTGCGTGCGGCTGCACATCTCCACTCTACGCCGAGTATTGATTTGCATTTTCATGCACAATGGGGCCAAATATGATGTTTCTCGGGTCATTATTGATTGCGCATTACTTATTCCATACCTAATGGAGGAGGAAACTATGTCATAATCATTCTCATAAATGCAGAGAGAAATATTTTCACATGCATGGGTCTTGCGGGAATCGGCATTCAAATGCATGGAGATGATTTATTTTGCCAATTGGAGGAAGCACGTGAACATCACGTGATATCACTCATATTTAAAAGATcattgacttaaaaaaacaacaacatgcgTACTAAAAACAGCTGCAACAAAAAACATATACAAAATAGACAATAATGAAGAGAGAATTAAAATACAGCCACTATGTTGACTTAGTGTTTGCCAAAGATAGCAAATTATAGTGTAATAATTATGCTTAAATAGTACCACAATAAACAGCATGGCTACGTGGGGgtgtgatagatctgaaaaacaacttcaggagcaggttaagaaagagtgagaccaatttaaaggagattcagtttattaccagactgcagaaatggggagagctcgaacagcgtgatgcttttatactcacaaaaactgatataatcttacagggTGTAATCGACACTTACAACCTCAgaacacactaaattgtttAGGGGCAACATGGAAAATACAGTGATAAATAAATTTAACCAAGCAACCTccagtttcctgccacattccaaaaacatgcatggtagccagattggacattctaaattgcccctaggtatgagtgtgagcaggagtgattgtttgtctccttgtgccctgcgattggctggccaccgattcagggtgtccgccgcctaTGGCCCggattcagctgggataagctccagcacccccgtaagaaaatgagatgagaacttaCTTCAAAATAGACAACAACCAagccatgaccggacgtttcggcgaaagacgtttggtccccggacgtttggtcgaccggacgtttaatagaacggacgtttggtagaacaaacgtttggtagaacagacgtttggtagaacaaacgtttggtagaacggacgtttggtagaacaaacgtttggtagaacggacgtttggtagaacaaacgtttggtagaacggacgtttggtcgccgggttcgcgttcgcagagtttactgttgatattttgatattagatatttagatatgaaactctctctctctctcatgattataattttgagagctggtttcaacagtaacagcccggcaaccaaacgtccgttctaacaaacgtccgttctaacaaacgtccggtcgaccaaacgtccggtcgaccaaacgtccggtcgaccaaacgtccggtcgaccaaacgtccggtcgaccaaacgtccggtcgaccaaacgtccggtcgaccaaacgtccggtcgaccaaacgtccggtcgaccaaacgtccggtcgaccaaacgtccggtcgaccaaacgtccggtcgaccaaacgtccggtcgaccaaacgtccggtcgaccaaacgtccggtcgaccaaacgtccggtcgaccaaacatccggtcgaccaaacgtccggggaccaaacgtccggggaccaaacgtctttcgacgaaacgtacgAGTACCCAACCAAGCATGGCGGGCCTACACGAAACACATGAAGCGATCTAGACAGCGTGATATCGACAATGAACCAACAAGGACTAAACTAGGAGCTTATAAATACACAGAGAGGGGTAACAAGACAAGATTCACTTGGTTGAGCAAGGCAGAATGGAAGCCGACTGATTACAACACACAAGGAGTGGGCAACAACAGGCGACATGAGTTTGTCATCAAGTATTAGACACAGTAAGGAACAAACCAAAATGACACCCaaccaaaatacaaaacaagggATGGAAACAAACTAGCCTGCAACCAAGCCAAAAGACATTTGCCGTCATCATTGATCATGAAGGGAAGGAATCAATATACAGTATACGATGACTGTTGTATTGTGGTTAAAGAAATAAATGAGGGCCATGTCACGTCTATGTTCCGTTATGTCGCAGACCTCAGGGACATTTGGATTTAGATCAAGATGTGTTTATTCTTCCCTGGGAGGCCTGCTGTCCCATCTGTGTGCTTTATTTATATGCAGgttctttcattttcattccCACTGAGGTTCACTGCATGCCGCCCTCAGGATAGTCAGATCAAACGAATGTGAAATATGGGACACGGAaacgcattttttttctccccgctgtaaaaatgtattgttgtttCCACTGCGTGTCTAACTTCTTAATGATGGATTCTGTTTGACCAGCAAGAAACCATATTAAGGTAAAGTGGGTCTT
Above is a genomic segment from Stigmatopora argus isolate UIUO_Sarg chromosome 8, RoL_Sarg_1.0, whole genome shotgun sequence containing:
- the tm6sf2b gene encoding transmembrane 6 superfamily member 2, with the translated sequence METFVFFFSFSALGVLYWMNTFPALQEPYVILGIGIAVLVLVFVIYLLMTRRNPPKDALFFVFAEFSFTCVIDLTSALEYDGVISGFMEFYRKTGEPYLGTAYAIMMCYWDGIAHFIMYLIMISRIMDSKGYRTLGLFWAGSLCANMSVFITGIVAGKYGAEIRPAFWLNFLFLLVPAWGAVTLFGRPKDRPLTGGYNAQHAQSMKLIWRPLDLILVLLLMAAMAFTVLRGLVALNSPLGACSFYMKHYEPYLQDPVGYPRIMMLHFFFYGLPLLAAFVYGLLRPGCTWMPDLALFFSGAMIQCQWAHVGGSLHPHTKAPFRIPSDVLWPVLAVNLLYAITPLLVVFRVRGNPHFFLKVSPFPGQTGLPNSEEKDTKYKQK